A segment of the Fusarium oxysporum f. sp. lycopersici 4287 chromosome 4, whole genome shotgun sequence genome:
TCAGCGGAACAAGAATCCCACTTGCCAGGTCCCCTCATCTCTAAACCTCATGTCAAGCTCAGTAGTTTATTGCTAGTCTCCGTCCGTTGCAGCACGGACATGGCACTACAGCTCAATAGCCAGCGCCACGCAATAAAGCACCCCTGACTAAAGAAGCAAGACAGCGCCTGTACTCCGCCAAAATAACAAGCTTTTTCCACTCCCGTGTCAATTTTTTCTTCAGTGTTAAGATTAGGTTGGAAAAGTCAATCGCGTGCGTGGCCTGTTTCCCCACTGATCAAAAGGAGTAATTACATATGGAtaatattaaccttataaattaaataaaaactCAATCAATTTGTTTGCCTGAATGTTTATTGCCGGTTTGCTTGCCGCGTGTCAACCCTTGGACACATCCAGTGATTGCCCTGATCTTCAAGGACAGATATGTACAGTAGGGGATACATAGCTTATGCATCTACCTATTCCCCGTCTCGTCTCTTTTGGGTGGCGAATCTGATACAAGTGTCGCACTGATCGATCTGACATTTTTGTTTGTCTGTTGTTTTGAGTTACAGAGCGTTACACATTTCCGTCATGATTCAACTGCCGGAGGATTGAAGCTTGACATTCAACGAGAGGCTGTGATTTGATGGTTTGGCGCTGCTCAGAAATGGTAGGGTGACACTGAAGGGTCCTGTAGGGAAATCGTTTCAGGGCTTGATTGATTGACAGGCCCGGGGACGGAGCCGGCACAGCTGGGGCCCCGCATCGGCGTGAGCTTCCGATCGGCTTTGATCAGCGACCGGCACATCCTAGATTGCCAGATAAATAGCATCGTTTTCAGTACTTTATCATGAATGACTATCAGTAATTAACTAAAAAACCCAAGTGATAATCTGCTCAAAATGTCATTCTGGATTGAGACAGAAGACTGGCACACTGCCGGCGAACCTTTCCGCATCGTCCAAACCCTCCCGTCAGGCCATCTACCCGATGGCGAAACTGTCGCTCAACGTCGCTTCACTGTTATTAACACTCCCAATCACCCTCTTGATCAACTCCGACAATCTCTATGCCATGAACCACGTGGCCATGCAGATATGTACGGTGGTTTTATTACGCCGCCAAATGATCTCGGTGCTCATTTCGGCGTCTTGTTCTGGCACAAAGATGGCTTTTCAACGGCATGTGGGCATGGGACCATAGCTTTGGGGTATTGGGCTGTCACAAAGGGTCTTGTTAAAGCGCCTGAAAATGGGAGTGTTGATGTCGTTATTGACGTTCCTTCTGGGAGAGTTACCGCGGAGATTGCTGTGAAGGACGGCAAGCCGGTTCATGGCGACTTTATCAACGTCAAGAGCTACCAGATTGCCAAGGACTTATCTGTCGATCTTCCATCACGGggtgttgatgtcaaggTCAATCTCTCATTCGGCGGAGCTGTCTACGCTACCATCGACGCTGCTCAGCTGGGCCTCAAGGTTGAACCAAGCCAGTacatcaacttcatcaataTTGGGCGCGAGATCAAAGCTTCTCTAGGCACAAGAGCACACTACGACACATACGATCTATACGGCGTCATATTTTTCAATGACCAAGGCACTGGACCAGCTGGAGAGGTACTCCAGCGCAACGTTACTGTCTTTGCAGATGGACAGATCGATCGCTCACCTTGTGGCTCAGGCACAGCTTCAAGAGTAGCAGTACTTCTCGCAGAAGGAAGATTGGGTGTTGGAAAGTCGAAGCTTCTGCACCGATCGATTATTGATACAGTATTTGAAGCTGATATTGTctctgaggaggagagccCTGTCGAATTCCCGGCTTGTATTCCGAGAGTGAGAGGAGCTGCTAATTTGGTTGGGAGGATGAACTTCTTCATTGATCCAGAGGACATAGTTTTTCCTGGGTTCCTTCTAAGATGAACGTATTGCAAAGAGTAAGAGAAAATTGTCTCAGAAATGGCAGATTCCATCATTATTcattagtatataaaaacGCTACCATAACCCATATCATGCGCTTTTATACAATCTTTTCCCAGTCCATCTATGCCAAATTCAGATTTTGTGTATACGGACTCACGAATGTGTTCCAATCATTCAAATCCCCAGTAACCAAAACCGGTGAATCCTTTTGGGTATGCAAATCTCTCATGCGCCAGACTTTGAGAATCACCGCTTTTGTTCTCTCAACATTCGCCAACGTCAAGCCTACCATGGCATCAAGAGTCTCCAATACAAGCTGTCTTCCAGATAGAAATGTGCCTTGATCACCGTGAGCGAAGATCTTGTCATCGTTCAAGGGATCTAGTTCCACGGCTGCGACGAATAGGGGGAACAGAAGTCCTGCGGCGCTGCCTTGTTGAATAAGACTGTGAATGCTATGCAGGACCTTGATGACAAGCTGTGAGACCTGTGGGGTAGAAGGATCCGCATCTCGAAGCAGACAGTGAAAGTATATCTGCACCGAAGTCTTCTTCAGATCGACACATCGTCTGACATTCTCATCCATCGCCTCAACAACGGTGATATTGGAGCTCACAAGGGTCAGCTCCCTATCAAGCTCCTCGACTTGGATCTCATAGTCTCCTTGAGACATATCTCGggttcttgtccttgccaGTTCAGTAATCTTGAAAATCACAGATGCCATGGCCGGACTGCAACCCATCCATGCATCGATATCCTCTGTATGATCCGGTCTTTGCCAATATTCCAGGCCAAAAATAGGTGAATTTCCACAAGCTGTTCTGCTGATGACATCTTGAAAAGCAAAGTATCGCTCTGAGAACGCAGCAAGACTTCCAAATGCCGAGTTCTTACTCGACGGAAGTGCAAGTTGTTGGCGTTTTCGCATGAAATCTTGACTTGCCCTCAGGTGGAAGACCCATCGATAGTCGCCGTTATCAAGGATTTCGTAAAGACAGAGAAACATCATTGTGGCAGGAACTTGAGGATCCAGTATGACGTCTGCCGTGACGTCTGGAGATCGAATCCTTTGTAGAAGACCGGTTAAGGCTTTGcctttcatcttcattgcTGTGCGTGTCCATGATGGATCTGTGATGCTTCGATGTCGAGCAGAGAATGCAAGAACAGATTGGACGAGAAGATCTTGCCCAGCATGGGTGAATAGAGGAGCGACCATGCTTGCGAAAGGTGATGAGAGTTGTGAAGAAGGTGTTGTGAGAGGACATAACCGTAGGAGATAGTATTCGAAAAGGCTCGTTTCAAAGGTGCTCAGTGTAGGGAATGATGATATTGAGGGTATAagtcttggtggtgatcgTGACCTCCGAATAAGCGCTGAAGACAGTTCCGTTTCATCCCTCAACTCCATAGCCTCCCTAACAAGACTCTCTTCATAATTCGGATCATGAACAAAGTCACTATAATAAGTATTGATAAAATGTCTCGGCTCAACAGCCCCAAACCCCCAAACCTTTGGCGCATGAACCTGCGGCGGTCGTCTCTGTCTCGCCCCATCCTTACACCAAACACCCTCCCTCCCAAACGAGAGCCCCTTGGCAGTAAACTCAGCCTCCCATTTTAACTGCAGCGTAGTATTGCACGACAGCCCGCGGGAGACGCAGTTCCGACATGCAGGCTTAGCTTCGTCGCATTTTACCTTGCGGACCCGGCACGTTTGGCATCCTGACCTTGTTCGTCTCTGGACGGGGCCGGTTTTGCCGGGGGGACGGCGGCGCGGCATTGGGGGGGAGATGGGACACGGAGCAAAAGTGCCGGGAGACGGAAGAGGATTCTTTTGCTTATGAGAGTGAGTGGTTGATCGTCTGATGGGGATAGTGGAAAAGCGGGGGGAGTTTTGGAGGAGGAGACGACGCTATGGATGGGGCCATCACCTGATGATAGCGAATGGGCGATTAAACCGGTTTAGATCGGGCCACGAGCCAATCAGATGTACAGTGTGAATCAGTGATTCGGCTGGACCTTCGACGACATATCTCGGTTGGACCTTCAATGGAGGCGACAGTATTGGGCATTTCCTATATCTTTCATGATCCGAGCTGATTATTCCCATTCTTTATCCATTGTATCACTAGCATTGCATTCTCACAATCACTATAATGGCCTCAACTCTCACCAAACAGTCCCAAATTCTCATTGTTGGTGGCGGAACTTGGGGATGCTCAACTGCCCTCCATCTCGCCCGTCGAGGTTACACCAACGTCATTGTTCTCGATGTCAATCGCATCCCGTCACCAATATCAGCCGGGCATGATGTAAACAAACTTGCTGGCGGACTTAGTAAGACACTCTATCACAAAACACTCAAACACTGTATTAACAGACCAGGCACTGCCGATAGCaaaggtgatgatgaagactcAATCTGGAAAGCACTTAGCTACGCCGCAGCTCAAGGCTGGCTCCACGACCCTGTCTTCCAACCATTCTGCCACAATACAGGCTCTGTCATGGCTggctcaacaccaaagtCTATCAAGCAGCTAGTAGAAGATGAGATCGGTGACGACATCGACCAGTATACACCTCTCAACACAGCAGAAGATTTCAGAAAGACCATGCCTGAGGGTATTCTGACAGGCGACTTTCCAGGCTGGAAGGGATTTTACAAGCCCACGGGTTCTGGTTGGGTTCATGCTCGAAAAGCCATGAAAGCTGCTTTCGAAGAGAGCGAGAGGCTTGGTGTCAAGTTTATTACTGGTTCTCCTGAAGGAAAGGTTGAGAGTCTGAtctttgaagatggtgatgttcGAGGTGCCAAGACAGCAGATGGAAAGGAACACAGAGCGGATCGAACAATCCTGTCGGCTGGCGCTTCAGCGGAGTTCTTCCTGGATTTTGAGAACCAGATCCGCCCTACCGCGTGGACGCTGGGCCATATCCAGATGACACCAGAAGAAACCAAGCTGTACAAGAACCTGCCACCTCTTTTCAACATCAACCAAGGCTTCTTCATGGAGCCTGATGAggatcttcatcaactcaaAATGTGCGACGAACACCCTGGGTACTGCAACTGGGTTGAAAAACCAGGTTCAAAACACCCCCAATCCATCCCTTTCGCAAAGCATCAAGTGCCAATCGAGGCTGAACGACGCATGAAGCAGTTTCTGAAAGATATCATGCCTCAGCTTGCAGATCGGCCGCTTGTTCATGCTCGAATCTGCTGGTGCGCTGATACGCAGGATAGAATGTTCCTGATCACCTACCATCCTCGACATCCCTCACTCGTCATTGCTTCAGGTGATTGCGGCACAGGATATAAGCATATCACATCGATTGGAAAGTTCATCTCTGACTGTATGGAGGGTACGCTTGAGGAAAGGTTTGCTAAGTTCTGGAGATGGCGACCAGAGAAGTTTACCGAATTCTGGGGCAAGGATCCCTTGGATCGGTTTGGAGCTGACGATAGGATCATGGATTTGCCCAAGAGTGATGTAGAGGGATGGACAAATATCAAGAATGATAACTAAGTGTTTTGGTTAGAAGGGAAGCTGAGAATAAAATCAATGTTTCAAAAGTTCCCCCATGATGTATCCACTTAAAGACATTGGCGGCATCGCGTAGCAGGACCAAGACTCCCTTGGTAAGAGCCTTCCCGGACATTTCCTTGAGGAAAACCAGCAATGTTCtgatatctctttataaCACGATTCATGAAACCTCTTCCACTGAGGCATTGGAAaatgcttcttcaagcccaTCTTGCAACTGGATCCCACCATCATCTGAATTCTCGCTAGACGTGACATCATAATCCGATTCGCTGTCTGAGAAGGGCACAAGTCCCCAGTAAGCTTTGTTATCATCTTCCATCAATACCCAAGCTGCGATCTGCTTCCGTGGGCAGGATAGGCTATGATAATGATTGCCATCTTCGCAAAAGAACTCAAAAGAAGACAAGCTGACGCCGCAACTAAAGCATTCCGGTTCTATCAAGCACATCTCACAAAATTTGCACAGGTTCGAGAGCCCCGGTTGCTGAAAGGGGTATGCCGTGTTTTGTCTGGAGGATGGCCACGGCTGATCGTCCCAATAGGGACAGTCGCGCTCCCTCCCTTGCCACAACTTTTCAAAATCTCTACGCGTATATCCTGACGTATACCGTGCTTTGCGTGGATGATATCTCCGAACTCTCAAAATGTCGTAACCGAAATAAGATAGAGCTGCATCCCAGAGATCGCCTTTCGCTGAAGGATTGAAAAGGGAACAAGCTTCACATGTGGCATTATAAGCATAGTGTGCAGCCAGAtatccatcgtcatcgacaGCCCATACATTACCACCATTTTCTATCAAAAACAATAAAAGGTCCATGTATTCCGGTATGCACTCGAGCCAAAAGCAATCTCCAATCATCAGGTGGTGTAGACCTGTTTTCCCATGAAAAAGGCTATTGATATCGTACCCTTTCTTGAGGAGATTATGAATTTGTCGGCGTGCCTGATGTGGTTCGTAACTCATTGAAATAAAACTTTCAGCGCAAACTATTGGGATCAAATCTTGATTCCTCGTGTCGCTTGAATCGGCATAAGCAAAAGGACTTATGTAAAGCGTCTGTTCCATTCTGAGGCAGCTGATCTCGTTCTGTTTGGGCTTAGAGATATATCTAGGCTAAAGACGAAACACTCACATCATCACTGGCAATCCGCTGTATTACAGTTTGAGGTCCCCGGACCTGTAAAGTAATATCGGCTCCAGCAAAAAGCAATGCTTCGTAATGCTCCGGTGCTCTGTCGTGCTGAAGGGCCATGTGCGATGGAGTTCTGTTATGATGTTATTCCGAGCTGATGATTGCTTGGGACAGTTTTCATACATCTGGCTGTCACTCCCTGGTAGAGCTGCAACTTCATCGATATCCAATCCTTGTTCAATTAGGAATTTCAATACCCGGAGATTTCCCACTGAGTGCTgtattaaaaaaaaaaaaaaaaaaagtcagCGCCTTCGGTTACAAATTTGACGGCTGAGACTTACGTGGAGTAATGACCATCCATCTGTATCGTGATCATGGATATTGGCTTTCCCTCCCTCAATTagttgaagaaggtcttGGACTGAGCCGTTTCGGGCTGTGTCAAAAACATGAGAATCTTTGGGTAGAATATTGCAGACCATAACGCAAGGCAGCATGCTGCTGAAACTGTTGAATAAAAGCTGCCCCTGATTCACCGACAAGCTGAGCATCTTCTTTGTGCTTTTGGATGTGTAGGTAAGTTTTGCGATGAAGTCTCTTCTGTTTTCACTTTTTCCCTGTTCCCTTTCGATTTCAGAAGATGGTTTTCGACGTCTCTTAGCTGCCGTGACTGTCATAACTCCATCATCTGTTTCGATAGTTTTTCGTTTCCGTTCTTGTGAAATTAAAAGCTGTTCGTTCGCTGGTCTCCACAATCTTGTTGCTCCTGAAGAAGTAAGTAACACGATCAGATATATCACTTAAACGTACCGGTTTGATTGATCATCatggatggagaagagaggatgATATTTGCCATAAGCGCAAGTTCTTTCGAAACGTCTTGGCGACAATTTTGACAGGCACCTTCTGACTCGGCAGGTTCTGCATCATTCCGGATACATTCCAGAAGATGCTCAATGTCTTTCAGAAGCTCTTCTGAATTATCGGACTCGACCACGCATGGCTTCTTCTCTAGTAGTCGCATTAAACGATTGATACTCTCATCCAATGGTGTATCCGGTGAACAGTCCATCTCTTCGTCGTCCACCTCCATCACCCTTGCCGAAGTGGATGGCGGTTTCCCCTTGGTGACTAGAGTAGCTGCATTGGTTATTTGTAGGGCTGCGATATTTTGTTTTAGTTGTTTGAGATCGTTCAAGATTTGGGTAGATTGCGTCGCAGTCAAAGACATTTGTTGCGCCTGGATGAGATGGAGCCGAATTGTGAGATGTTGCACATGGCCTTGCACCACATGGCGGATATGATCGAGATCTTTTTCTGAGAAACATAGCTTCAGCTTTCTCCAGAGGCGACCTCTTCGACCATCCGAGGTTGAAACATCAAAGGATTTCAGCCCAGAGTCAAGTTCAGCCAAGTCGTCTTTACATTTCTTCGCCGAACCTTCCAACTGAGACTTATCGACATCATCGATAAAAGCAAAGGATACTTGCTTTAGCCGTTGCAGGATACTCTCGAGCTGCGCAATCTCATTGGTGAGGAAACGAATGACCTCAGGGCCATCTTTGATGGCCGAGAGTGCCAAATGGATTGATTGAGTCACCGAGAAAGCGACGGTGATAAAGGTGAGAATGCTGGCACCAGCGCCGACAGCTTCCATTTCCTCGGATATTACTGTAAAGGGAATTTGAGACGGAAGAGCTAAGGTGGTTGGGAGAGTGCAAGGTTGAAATAGTCTGCCCAGAGAGAAAAGTTCAGCTGGGCTGGTTTATGTAATTGCGAAATTCAGCGCGGCAAGCACAGCCTGATTTGTGACTTTTAAAGGTACTTCAACTGCTGTCAGCCCAACTTGTCCCACAAGAGCTAAGCCACCACTTAAAGCTCAGGATGCAGGATACGGAGAATATATTCCAGCACTTCACATCCAATCATTTGGATCAGGCTGTAGCACTCGAGCGGTGAGCTAACAGGGCAGATTCTATGGACAGTATGCGAGCATAGAAGTTGTCATTCTATTAGAACTTACTACTAGTCACATGATAGTTTCAGTAATAGACTTCTCATTTCTATTGGCGTCAGGGTCTGTTCTTGGGCGCTAAACAAGTTAACTCAATCTTCAACCAGTTTGAGACTAACCGTGATCAGTGAGCAAACTCTACTTTGAACAGGACTCTGTAGACCTCTCAGTACATAAACACAATTGCGGATAGTGATTAAAAGCGAGGCTTCTGTGAATGTGAAATCTGCTTGGAGATTCTCTGTAGGTTCCTTGGAACTGGACTTTTGTTCTGATACAGAGACATATGAGACTTGTGATTCCTATAGCAAATGTACTGAATATACGTCATATACGGCTAAGGTATTTCAGAGTGATTAATAGCTAAGATGGATGTGATACCTGTAGGGGAATATCTATAACTCCCCGACTTGAACGCCAATTCCCCTTCCTCAGTCATAGCACACACATTCTTCATCGCAACATCAAACAATACAACGACCAGAAAACATCCTACAAAGAGCCCAATCGCATACGAACCGTCTTCTTGGAAACACTTCTTACGCACACCAAGCCAAAATGTGCACCAAATATATGAGAACATGTCTTATATGTCATCATGAGGAGTTTATTAGGTGGAGCCAATGCAATCCTTATACTCTCTGGCTCACACATGGTCAAAATCCCGCCTCAACCGAACCTAGTGCCGCCTGGCATAATCAATCAGGTCTTCCAGACATCGACGAGGTGCCAATGGATTTCTTCACATCGACAACATGTCCCAACGAGGCATGCCCGAGTAAGAACTGAGGgagtgaggaggagaatAAGGAGAGCTAGATATGAGAAAGGTTAGCAAGGAATCACTATACTAGCTATATATCATAAGACATTCTTTAGCTCTGTGAACTTCGAGCTTCCCTATCGATTATGAATGGTCTGAGCTCGTGTCTTTAATTAGTTTTGGATCTTTTCTCGGCAATACATCCATGCTAGTAGCATTGTCACAGCGACCCTTAATCTGAATTACCAGATACTCAGGAGTGGCATCAGAAAACTTCATAACTACAATTATCATCCACTGCTATCATCATGTTCCGACCCAAAGAGCCCTTTGAGGGCCAAGAGACGATAGATGCACGTCTGATTGAAACTAATGAAGGCACATATGTGTTATCGTTACAATGCGTCAAATTTCCGAAAGCTCGGTCCGACGattttataaaatatctGCTACGTGAATGGGAACGAGGTGGTGCTGTCATTCTAAAGAACGAAGAGCTTCTAAAGGCGTTGCAAAACGTTGGACACGGAAAGATGGCCAACTGAGTCTATTGAGGGAATTCTACCTCCTGCTTCCGTAACTCGTTTTCATACAGGCCCGATATATGCCCCCGAATGAAAACTTCAAGTTCCTAGATCTTGACCCTAAATTGTAATTAATTATAGTGGGCCATGGACATTTCTCCGGGATGACATCGGTGTTTAGACGACGGATGACGAGTGGTTCTATCTCTCCCTCCTTTACTACCTACTGAAACAGAACAAAGACGGCACTGTGGAGTTTCCACGACGAGTTTTCGAATTGTATCTTCGCTTGCAGGTTGTTTTTGAAGCTGGCGGAGAGAAAATTAGAGTTGTAGTCAGTTAAGCAAGACCTATGACTGCTAGTACTATCCATTTTAACAAAGACTTTCAGAGACTGGCTGAGGGATCAACCACTTGTCCTCACACCCAACGTATGGAAAACTGCCGGCCAGTGCTATGGCAAAGCCCCGAAGAATCCATCCAGCGTGATCTCTAGCTCAATGCTTTCCCCGCCACCCAAAGAATGGGAAGTCTCCAATTTTGAACTTGCCGCTCTTGAGAAGTTCTACAGGGAAACGCTACAGATCATGGATGGAGAGGTTAAATCGATTCTCTTGGAGTTCAACAAAGATCCCGATTTCAAGAGGGCGAAGCAAGTGTATCACGCTCTGTAGATAATGGAACCAGGCCTGGCGAAGGATGATGTCAAACAGATCAGGTAACGCTACTTGACTCTGTAGAAACTAATAGACTGACTTTGATGAAGGCCATTTTTCGAAGAGAAACCACGCCTCAAGTTGTCTGAGAAATGCCCTGAGAGGTTCCTTTCGACCGAGTATGTCTGGGCACCAAAGTTAAT
Coding sequences within it:
- a CDS encoding hypothetical protein (At least one base has a quality score < 10), with amino-acid sequence MPRRRPPGKTGPVQRRTRSGCQTCRVRKVKCDEAKPACRNCVSRGLSCNTTLQLKWEAEFTAKGLSFGREGVWCKDGARQRRPPQVHAPKVWGFGAVEPRHFINTYYSDFVHDPNYEESLVREAMELRDETELSSALIRRSRSPPRLIPSISSFPTLSTFETSLFEYYLLRLCPLTTPSSQLSSPFASMVAPLFTHAGQDLLVQSVLAFSARHRSITDPSWTRTAMKMKGKALTGLLQRIRSPDVTADVILDPQVPATMMFLCLYEILDNGDYRWVFHLRASQDFMRKRQQLALPSSKNSAFGSLAAFSERYFAFQDVISRTACGNSPIFGLEYWQRPDHTEDIDAWMGCSPAMASVIFKITELARTRTRDMSQGDYEIQVEELDRELTLVSSNITVVEAMDENVRRCVDLKKTSVQIYFHCLLRDADPSTPQVSQLVIKVLHSIHSLIQQGSAAGLLFPLFVAAVELDPLNDDKIFAHGDQGTFLSGRQLVLETLDAMVGLTLANVERTKAVILKVWRMRDLHTQKDSPVLVTGDLNDWNTFVSPYTQNLNLA
- a CDS encoding hypothetical protein (At least one base has a quality score < 10), giving the protein MSFWIETEDWHTAGEPFRIVQTLPSGHLPDGETVAQRRFTVINTPNHPLDQLRQSLCHEPRGHADMYGGFITPPNDLGAHFGVLFWHKDGFSTACGHGTIALGYWAVTKGLVKAPENGSVDVVIDVPSGRVTAEIAVKDGKPVHGDFINVKSYQIAKDLSVDLPSRGVDVKVNLSFGGAVYATIDAAQLGLKVEPSQYINFINIGREIKASLGTRAHYDTYDLYGVIFFNDQGTGPAGEVLQRNVTVFADGQIDRSPCGSGTASRVAVLLAEGRLGVGKSKLLHRSIIDTVFEADIVSEEESPVEFPACIPRVRGAANLVGRMNFFIDPEDIVFPGFLLR
- a CDS encoding proline dehydrogenase yields the protein MASTLTKQSQILIVGGGTWGCSTALHLARRGYTNVIVLDVNRIPSPISAGHDVNKLAGGLSTADSKGDDEDSIWKALSYAAAQGWLHDPVFQPFCHNTGSVMAGSTPKSIKQLVEDEIGDDIDQYTPLNTAEDFRKTMPEGILTGDFPGWKGFYKPTGSGWVHARKAMKAAFEESERLGVKFITGSPEGKVESLIFEDGDVRGAKTADGKEHRADRTILSAGASAEFFLDFENQIRPTAWTLGHIQMTPEETKLYKNLPPLFNINQGFFMEPDEDLHQLKMCDEHPGYCNWVEKPGSKHPQSIPFAKHQVPIEAERRMKQFLKDIMPQLADRPLVHARICWCADTQDRMFLITYHPRHPSLVIASGDCGTGYKHITSIGKFISDCMEGTLEERFAKFWRWRPEKFTEFWGKDPLDRFGADDRIMDLPKSDVEGWTNIKNDN